The Microbacterium luteum nucleotide sequence TACGGCACCTTCCGCTTCAACGACGAGATCGACCACGCCATCGTGCTCCTCGACGAGAACCCGGGCATCGAAGACGTCGTCACCCACGTCATTCCCGCCGACGACGTCGTTGAGGCGTTCGCGACCGCGCGCGACTCGCGTGCATCCGGCAAGGTCGTCGTCGAGGTGTGGCCGTCGGGTCAGTCCCGGTAGGCCTGGCGCCCCATGCTGAAGAAGGCCAGCACCACGCCCACGCCGCCGATCGCGGCGATGGCTCCCACCGCCCAGAGAATGACGTGCGAGGCGAAGCCGTAGTCCATGAAGGGTCCTCCGAGAAAGCTGGATCGGGTGCGTCTTCATCGTACCGGCTGCGCTGGTAGACTCGTCGCTGAACTTCGGCGAGGGATACGCGCATGACGTTGCGGCATCCGTGATCGACGAGGGCGGACAGGCACTTCCTCACGCACTCGCGTTCGAGTCGAACACCCCATACCTCGCTCCTGACGGAGCATCGCAACGGGCCTGTGCGCCCGCAAGGAGAATCCATCATGTCGACCGAAATCGATGCGAAGGTCCACGCCGAGCTGCGTGAGAACTTCGGCAAGGGCTTCGCCCGCCGCCTGCGTGCCGCCGGCCAGATCCCGGCCGTGATCTACGGCCACGGCACCTCGCCCGTCCACGTCGCGCTGCCCGGCCACCAGGTCTCGCTGCTCGTGCGTCGCGCCAACGCGCTGCTCGAGCTCGACATCGACGGCAAGGACCAGCTGACGCTCGTCAAGGACGTCCAGCGCGACCCGGTTCGTCAGATCATCGAGCACATCGATCTGCTCGTGGTCAAGAAGGGCGAGAAGATCCACGTCGACGTGCCCGTCACGGTCGTCGGTGAGCCCTTCGCCGGCACCATCGCCAACCTCGACGCATCCACCGTGCTGCTCGAGGTCGAGGCCACCCACATCCCCGAGCACGTCGAGGTCGACGTGGAGGGACTGGAGGACGGCGCCCATGTCACCGCGGGCGAGCTGAAGCTCCCGCGTGGCGCGTCGCTGGTCACCGAGGCCGACACGCTCGTCGTCGCCATCTACGTGCCGACCGCCGCGCTGGCCGCGGAGGAGGAGATCGCCGAGGCCGACGCCGAGGTCGCCGCCGAGCAGTCCGAGGAATCCGCGGAGTAATCGCGAGCGGACACGAGGGGGATGCGCCGGTCGCATCCCCCTCGTGCTGTCTTCCGACCCGCCCCCGGACCGAGAGGAAAGCACATGGCACGCACGTGGCTCATCGTGGGGCTCGGCAACCCCGGACCGCGGTATGAGGCGACGCGTCACAATGTCGGCCAGATGGTCATCGACGAGCTGGCCGACCGACGCGGTGAGACCCTGCGTGCACACAAGGCGGGCGCGCGCGTCGCTGAGACGTGGCTGCGTCCGGGCGCGGACAAGCTGATCCTCGCGAAGCCGAACTCGTTCATGAACGTCTCCGGCGGGCCCGTGTCCTCTCTGGCGAAGTTCTACGGCATCGACTCCGAGCGCGTCGTGGTCGTGCACGACGAGCTCGACATCCCCTTCGACACGATCAAGCTCAAGTCCGGCGGCGGGCACGGCGGCCACAATGGGGTTCGCGACGTGGCGAAGGCCCTCGGCACCCCGGAGTTCCCGCGCGTGCGCGTGGGCATCGGCCGTCCGCCCGGCCGTCAGGACCCCGCCGACTGGGTGCTGGATCCCTTCGGCTCGCTCGA carries:
- a CDS encoding 50S ribosomal protein L25/general stress protein Ctc; translated protein: MSTEIDAKVHAELRENFGKGFARRLRAAGQIPAVIYGHGTSPVHVALPGHQVSLLVRRANALLELDIDGKDQLTLVKDVQRDPVRQIIEHIDLLVVKKGEKIHVDVPVTVVGEPFAGTIANLDASTVLLEVEATHIPEHVEVDVEGLEDGAHVTAGELKLPRGASLVTEADTLVVAIYVPTAALAAEEEIAEADAEVAAEQSEESAE
- the pth gene encoding aminoacyl-tRNA hydrolase, yielding MARTWLIVGLGNPGPRYEATRHNVGQMVIDELADRRGETLRAHKAGARVAETWLRPGADKLILAKPNSFMNVSGGPVSSLAKFYGIDSERVVVVHDELDIPFDTIKLKSGGGHGGHNGVRDVAKALGTPEFPRVRVGIGRPPGRQDPADWVLDPFGSLERQNLPNLLADAADAVELLVDEGLVAAQQRHHAPRP